From a single Streptomyces rubradiris genomic region:
- a CDS encoding MFS transporter has protein sequence MRAARTRHDRRFSLFRSVYLPRSVDGAAFAMTTYGIPLIVVATTGSAALTGLAFALEWLPRLVAFTVAGSLVDRHGIARVFRTACVGRALAVLLAGLLLAVPAFGVPAAAVVMALAPVSGFLTECSYIAAETAGGEASRTAGARAHRVQSVLLGIDQTATLAGPLVSGLLLEYGGPALMLSTLAALSLLAAALLPHHQHKPTGDRQNASGVRAGWGTLRALPALAWLVGGLLLSNTAIALLQAAMPVIVVTELGRSSADAGLIWSAAALTSLLAITAARRAIDRWGLWPVGATAATATATATLAVAQADTYHGYLVLVALLMAGEGGLTVVLRTLRSHLIPPEVFASTLSLTILLLLLPFPAAGLLIAALPPGQIGNAITATALLQALGLAAAFTRLRTLRTTPA, from the coding sequence GTGAGGGCCGCCAGAACCCGGCACGACCGCCGTTTCTCCCTGTTCCGCAGTGTCTACCTGCCCCGATCGGTCGACGGGGCCGCGTTCGCGATGACCACGTACGGCATCCCGCTCATCGTCGTCGCGACCACAGGGTCGGCCGCGCTGACCGGACTCGCGTTCGCCCTGGAGTGGCTGCCGCGCCTGGTGGCGTTCACGGTGGCCGGCTCCCTGGTCGACCGCCACGGCATCGCCCGCGTCTTCCGTACCGCGTGCGTCGGGCGGGCACTGGCCGTGCTGCTGGCCGGACTCCTGCTCGCGGTTCCCGCTTTCGGGGTGCCGGCGGCGGCAGTGGTGATGGCGCTCGCGCCGGTGAGCGGCTTCCTCACCGAGTGCAGCTACATCGCCGCCGAGACCGCGGGCGGCGAGGCCAGCCGCACGGCCGGAGCGCGGGCGCACCGGGTGCAGTCGGTGCTGCTGGGCATCGACCAGACCGCCACGCTGGCCGGCCCCCTGGTGTCCGGCCTGCTGCTGGAGTACGGCGGACCGGCGCTCATGCTCAGCACACTCGCCGCCCTGTCCCTGCTGGCCGCCGCCCTGCTCCCGCACCATCAGCACAAGCCCACCGGCGATCGGCAGAACGCGAGCGGTGTCCGGGCCGGCTGGGGCACCCTGCGCGCCCTGCCCGCCCTGGCCTGGCTGGTGGGCGGCCTGCTCCTGTCGAACACAGCCATCGCCCTGCTCCAGGCGGCGATGCCGGTGATCGTCGTCACCGAGCTGGGCCGCTCCAGCGCCGATGCGGGACTGATCTGGTCCGCCGCCGCCCTCACCTCCCTCCTCGCGATCACCGCCGCGCGCCGGGCGATCGACCGGTGGGGACTGTGGCCCGTCGGCGCCACCGCTGCCACCGCAACCGCAACCGCCACCCTCGCCGTCGCCCAGGCCGACACCTACCACGGCTACCTCGTCCTGGTCGCCCTGCTGATGGCCGGCGAAGGCGGCCTCACCGTCGTCCTGCGCACCCTGCGCTCCCACCTCATCCCGCCCGAGGTCTTCGCCAGCACCCTGAGCCTGACCATCCTGCTGCTCCTGCTGCCCTTCCCCGCAGCCGGACTGCTCATCGCGGCCCTCCCGCCCGGCCAGATCGGGAACGCCATCACCGCCACCGCGCTCCTGCAGGCCCTCGGCCTGGCCGCCGCCTTCACCCGGCTGCGCACCCTGCGCACCACACCGGCCTGA
- a CDS encoding winged helix-turn-helix transcriptional regulator, whose amino-acid sequence MALTGLPPDTDADVARVTEALAMITPRWNVRILLALTGQPLRYKELAAKVPWLRDGQLAPKLRQLCDTGLVERTEHNPRHVTYGATDRATTLLPVLPLIVTWAEQYLEKPEQPLPPIEQVEDSLTLLTRRHAAAILWVLKIRGEVSGPALAQEVIPGSYWTNVYPPLRQLVDDGLVATNGNGQPYRLSPAGEGLAPVLSALSAWSAGQPLAQAGQHPVWGSAQAAPGQRMWLSRPPRAQAPTTAPAPARTGQTPVWQRTALFSHATSSRPRAALPTGGPRR is encoded by the coding sequence TTGGCCCTCACCGGTCTGCCTCCCGACACCGACGCCGACGTCGCCCGGGTCACCGAGGCCCTCGCCATGATCACGCCGCGCTGGAACGTGCGGATCCTGCTCGCCCTGACCGGGCAGCCGCTGCGCTACAAAGAACTCGCCGCGAAGGTGCCGTGGCTCCGCGACGGCCAGTTGGCCCCCAAGCTGCGGCAGCTGTGCGATACCGGTCTCGTTGAGCGTACGGAGCACAACCCGCGGCACGTCACCTACGGCGCGACCGACCGTGCCACGACGCTGCTGCCGGTCCTGCCGCTGATCGTCACCTGGGCCGAGCAGTACCTGGAAAAGCCCGAGCAGCCGCTGCCCCCGATCGAGCAGGTCGAGGACAGCCTCACCCTGCTGACCCGGCGGCACGCCGCCGCGATCTTGTGGGTGCTCAAGATCCGGGGCGAGGTCAGCGGACCGGCTCTGGCCCAAGAGGTCATTCCCGGCAGCTACTGGACCAACGTCTACCCGCCGCTGCGACAGCTGGTGGACGACGGACTCGTCGCCACCAACGGCAACGGGCAGCCCTACCGCCTGTCTCCCGCCGGGGAAGGTCTCGCACCGGTGCTGAGCGCTTTGTCGGCATGGTCCGCCGGCCAGCCCCTGGCCCAGGCCGGACAGCACCCGGTCTGGGGCAGCGCCCAGGCCGCGCCGGGACAGCGGATGTGGCTCAGCCGCCCGCCGCGAGCGCAGGCGCCGACGACCGCTCCCGCGCCGGCCAGGACCGGTCAGACGCCGGTCTGGCAGCGCACCGCTCTGTTCTCCCACGCCACCTCATCCCGCCCGCGGGCGGCCCTGCCCACCGGAGGCCCGCGCCGATGA
- a CDS encoding SH3 domain-containing protein: MRATRIAVSAALLGALALPIASATTATAAPVNALTQSCTDPGPWIVGTKAVTIRSKASVKSTAVGILYRGHKFTVHKTSGNWRYITDRTTGVKGWVSAAYVYRDVPMCLD; the protein is encoded by the coding sequence ATGCGCGCAACTAGAATTGCCGTATCCGCCGCACTCCTGGGCGCCCTCGCCTTGCCGATCGCGTCGGCCACGACCGCCACGGCCGCTCCGGTCAACGCCCTGACCCAGTCCTGCACCGACCCGGGTCCCTGGATCGTCGGCACGAAGGCCGTGACCATCCGCTCCAAGGCGTCGGTCAAGTCCACCGCCGTCGGGATCCTGTACCGCGGGCACAAGTTCACCGTCCACAAGACCAGCGGGAACTGGCGCTACATCACGGACCGCACGACGGGCGTGAAGGGCTGGGTGTCCGCCGCCTACGTCTACCGCGACGTCCCGATGTGCCTCGACTAA
- a CDS encoding DUF4913 domain-containing protein, whose protein sequence is MEQTAEQARQLDHLASTPPSAPSPSPFAAFGMPGFGGPPAPAMPEPRPILELEGEAYEDELDALSDWVDDFLLPVYGAEVTTAAPWCLQWQEHHDVVAWLHALWLAYQQHKDPEAGLSGLFVWHRDFLTHAMAAIRAPGGPLSACMTSPERPAHRLLPGPPPSARAEKESEAQAPGPGGFGLAS, encoded by the coding sequence ATGGAGCAGACCGCGGAGCAGGCCCGGCAGCTCGACCACCTCGCCTCCACCCCGCCCTCCGCCCCCTCGCCGTCGCCGTTCGCGGCGTTCGGCATGCCCGGCTTCGGCGGACCGCCGGCACCGGCCATGCCCGAGCCGCGGCCCATCCTGGAGCTGGAAGGCGAGGCGTACGAGGACGAACTCGACGCCCTGTCGGACTGGGTCGACGACTTCCTTCTCCCCGTCTACGGAGCGGAGGTCACCACCGCGGCGCCCTGGTGCCTGCAATGGCAGGAACACCACGACGTCGTCGCCTGGCTGCACGCCCTGTGGCTGGCCTACCAGCAGCACAAGGACCCCGAAGCCGGCCTCTCCGGCCTGTTCGTGTGGCACCGCGACTTCCTCACCCACGCCATGGCGGCGATCCGCGCGCCCGGCGGCCCGCTGTCCGCCTGCATGACCTCCCCCGAGCGCCCTGCCCACCGCCTCCTTCCCGGACCGCCCCCCTCGGCCCGCGCGGAGAAGGAGTCCGAGGCGCAGGCGCCTGGGCCCGGTGGGTTCGGGCTGGCGTCATGA
- a CDS encoding DNA-methyltransferase encodes MPFSLHQGDALSVLTKLPDDCVDAVITDPPYNSGGRTAKERTSRSAKQKYTSADAKNTLPDFTGENMDQRSYGFWLTQIMTEAHRLTKTGGTALLFTDWRQLPITTDAIQAAGWLWRGVVAWHKPQARPQKGRFTQNCEFVVWASKGAIDASRNPVYLPGMYSASQPSGSKRQHITQKPVEVMRELVKISPPGGTILDFCAGSGSTGVAALLEGRDFIGVEKTKHYASIAADRLTETIRQSLGQDDMVLTA; translated from the coding sequence TTGCCTTTTTCCCTGCATCAGGGCGACGCCCTGAGCGTTCTTACCAAGCTCCCGGACGACTGCGTCGACGCGGTCATCACCGACCCGCCGTACAACTCCGGCGGGCGCACGGCGAAGGAGCGCACCAGCCGCTCCGCGAAGCAGAAGTACACCTCCGCCGACGCCAAGAACACGTTGCCGGACTTCACCGGCGAGAACATGGACCAGCGTTCCTACGGGTTCTGGCTGACGCAGATCATGACCGAGGCCCACCGCCTCACCAAGACCGGCGGCACCGCGCTGCTGTTCACGGACTGGCGCCAGCTGCCTATCACCACGGACGCGATCCAGGCGGCCGGCTGGCTGTGGCGCGGCGTCGTGGCCTGGCACAAGCCCCAGGCCCGGCCCCAGAAGGGCCGCTTCACCCAGAACTGCGAGTTCGTCGTCTGGGCGTCCAAGGGCGCGATCGACGCCTCCCGCAACCCCGTCTATCTGCCGGGCATGTACTCCGCCTCCCAGCCGTCCGGCTCCAAGCGCCAGCACATCACGCAAAAGCCGGTCGAGGTGATGCGCGAGCTGGTCAAGATCAGCCCGCCGGGCGGCACGATCCTCGACTTCTGCGCCGGCTCCGGCTCCACCGGCGTGGCCGCCCTCCTCGAAGGCCGGGACTTCATCGGCGTGGAGAAGACCAAGCACTACGCGTCCATCGCCGCCGACCGGCTCACGGAAACCATCCGCCAGAGCCTCGGCCAGGACGACATGGTCCTCACCGCCTGA
- a CDS encoding C40 family peptidase, producing the protein MKALAAGIGVVFLSPLLLGGGAMMMATSSEAAQNTASPLDCLTEADTGKIADQVTEILDGADASKVHIKGLDLPAEQIPNAQTIVATGISLNVPKRGQIVALATSMQESRLRNLSGGDRDSLGLFQQRPSQGWGTAEQIHDPVYASERFYKALLQVHGWQQMTVTQAAQAVQRSAYPDAYAQWEPLATALQQAISATFPGSGHKDTSKDDAATGCDGADGTSFGPIPEGAVPKGYAIPKDADPRARKAIVWAMHQLGTMYQWGGSCTNPHGPDAMARCDCSSLMQQAYRHAGVTLTRTTYTQVGEGKAVSPKALTPGDLLFSRGTAARPEHVGMYIGQGLVIEAPRTGKPVRITPLKDWTVLAARRVL; encoded by the coding sequence TTGAAGGCGCTCGCCGCCGGCATCGGCGTCGTCTTCCTCTCCCCTCTCCTCCTGGGTGGAGGCGCCATGATGATGGCCACCTCCAGCGAAGCCGCCCAGAACACCGCCTCCCCGCTGGACTGCCTGACCGAGGCGGACACGGGCAAGATCGCCGACCAGGTCACCGAAATCCTCGACGGCGCGGACGCCTCCAAGGTTCACATCAAGGGCCTGGACCTGCCCGCCGAGCAGATCCCGAACGCGCAGACCATCGTCGCCACCGGCATCAGCCTCAACGTGCCCAAGCGCGGGCAGATCGTGGCGCTGGCCACCTCGATGCAGGAGAGCCGACTGCGCAACTTGTCGGGTGGGGACCGGGATTCGCTCGGCCTGTTCCAGCAGCGGCCCAGCCAGGGCTGGGGCACCGCCGAGCAGATCCACGATCCCGTCTACGCCAGCGAGCGGTTCTACAAGGCGTTGTTGCAGGTGCACGGCTGGCAGCAGATGACCGTCACCCAGGCCGCCCAGGCGGTGCAGCGCTCCGCCTACCCGGACGCCTACGCGCAGTGGGAGCCGCTGGCGACCGCGCTGCAGCAGGCGATCTCGGCCACCTTCCCCGGCTCCGGGCACAAGGACACCAGCAAGGACGACGCGGCGACCGGCTGCGACGGCGCCGACGGTACGTCCTTCGGCCCGATCCCCGAGGGCGCCGTCCCGAAGGGCTACGCGATCCCGAAGGACGCCGATCCTCGGGCCCGTAAGGCGATCGTCTGGGCGATGCACCAGCTCGGCACGATGTATCAGTGGGGCGGCTCCTGCACCAACCCGCACGGCCCCGACGCCATGGCCCGCTGCGACTGCAGCTCATTGATGCAGCAGGCGTACCGCCACGCCGGTGTCACCCTCACCCGCACCACCTACACGCAGGTGGGCGAGGGCAAGGCCGTCTCACCGAAGGCCCTGACCCCCGGTGACCTGCTCTTCAGCCGCGGCACGGCCGCCCGGCCCGAGCACGTCGGCATGTACATCGGCCAGGGCCTGGTCATCGAAGCCCCCCGTACCGGAAAGCCGGTGCGGATCACGCCGCTGAAGGACTGGACCGTCCTCGCCGCCCGCCGCGTCCTGTGA
- a CDS encoding DUF6112 family protein: MSLLADHVVQLAYDPGISPKGGGLPGLSVLKNVVNSINLFGIIAVVGALSVSLAVWAWGHHTGGHQAEANGKKGATVAAGAAIGLGAANGLVAFFSNLGSQVH; encoded by the coding sequence GTGTCCCTGCTCGCCGACCATGTCGTCCAGCTCGCCTACGATCCGGGCATCTCCCCCAAGGGCGGCGGCCTTCCGGGCCTGTCCGTCCTGAAGAACGTCGTCAACTCGATCAACCTGTTCGGCATCATCGCGGTCGTCGGTGCTCTCTCCGTCAGCCTCGCGGTCTGGGCGTGGGGCCACCACACCGGTGGCCACCAGGCCGAGGCCAACGGCAAGAAGGGCGCCACGGTCGCCGCCGGCGCCGCCATCGGCCTCGGCGCGGCCAACGGCCTCGTGGCCTTCTTCTCCAACCTGGGGTCGCAGGTCCACTGA
- a CDS encoding SCO6881 family protein — MGFCNLPLADKVCSVGEAIDFASDPGKYIGTWMARSAGELAASAADLASRAVDATTRVDLNAGWFRDNYETILPIGLVVLVATFCAQLVRAAIRRDGQALTQAFTGTASGVIFAFAAISLTTVAVEVTDALSDGLFEAANTDLASAVRRIVKVSALAQVAGLGWLVAVFAGLATAVGAFLYWCVMMVRKVGILVMVTLAPFAGAGGGWEAARRWRKGWIEATATLVVSKLLMTIIFVLGIAAMGHSDTKDGLAALADVLAGIVIMVLVLLCPYATFKFVHWAAEGSDGETLHRAGGAGAQMARQHAERAGRKAVSMAATAGAGGATAAPQGPDSVPGQHGFPGDIAASPSGNGKDSAPDTGAVGASGGTSVKTGVEQAVQPSAHVTDDTTSPTGTGPSTTGSASAGGFTQNAAAGGGQTAWRPTPPTTAPPPQGAAPTPGTQSPGTQNAGTSGPVSPPPPPAGL, encoded by the coding sequence GTGGGGTTTTGCAACCTGCCTCTGGCGGACAAGGTCTGCTCGGTCGGCGAGGCCATCGACTTCGCCTCCGACCCGGGCAAGTACATCGGCACCTGGATGGCGAGGAGCGCCGGCGAACTCGCCGCATCTGCGGCCGACCTGGCGTCAAGGGCCGTCGATGCCACCACCCGCGTCGACCTGAACGCGGGATGGTTCCGCGACAACTACGAGACGATCCTGCCCATCGGCTTGGTCGTCCTCGTGGCCACCTTCTGCGCGCAGTTGGTGCGTGCCGCGATCCGCCGTGACGGCCAGGCCCTCACCCAGGCGTTCACCGGCACCGCATCCGGTGTCATCTTTGCGTTCGCCGCCATCTCCCTGACCACCGTCGCGGTTGAAGTGACCGACGCTCTGTCCGACGGATTGTTCGAGGCCGCGAACACCGACCTGGCCTCCGCGGTGCGCCGCATCGTCAAGGTCAGCGCCCTGGCACAAGTGGCCGGGCTGGGCTGGCTCGTCGCCGTCTTCGCCGGACTGGCCACCGCCGTCGGCGCGTTCCTGTACTGGTGCGTGATGATGGTGCGCAAGGTCGGCATCCTGGTCATGGTCACCCTTGCCCCCTTCGCCGGAGCCGGCGGCGGCTGGGAGGCCGCGCGCCGCTGGCGCAAGGGCTGGATCGAGGCCACCGCCACCCTGGTGGTCTCCAAGCTGCTGATGACGATCATCTTCGTCCTTGGTATCGCCGCGATGGGCCATTCGGACACCAAGGACGGCCTGGCAGCCCTGGCCGACGTCCTCGCCGGCATCGTGATCATGGTTCTGGTCCTGCTGTGCCCGTACGCGACGTTCAAGTTCGTGCACTGGGCGGCCGAGGGCTCCGACGGGGAGACGCTGCACCGCGCCGGCGGTGCCGGTGCGCAGATGGCCCGGCAGCACGCCGAACGCGCCGGGAGGAAGGCCGTCTCCATGGCGGCCACCGCCGGAGCCGGTGGTGCCACTGCCGCTCCGCAGGGCCCGGACAGCGTGCCCGGCCAGCACGGATTCCCCGGCGACATCGCCGCCAGCCCGTCCGGCAACGGAAAAGACTCCGCACCTGACACGGGCGCGGTTGGCGCGTCCGGCGGCACTTCCGTCAAGACCGGTGTGGAACAGGCCGTTCAGCCATCGGCCCACGTCACCGACGACACCACCAGCCCGACCGGCACCGGTCCCAGCACCACCGGCAGCGCCAGTGCCGGCGGTTTCACTCAGAACGCCGCAGCCGGAGGCGGGCAGACGGCATGGCGACCGACCCCGCCGACGACGGCTCCTCCGCCGCAGGGCGCCGCACCCACCCCTGGCACGCAGTCTCCCGGAACGCAGAACGCCGGCACGAGCGGGCCGGTCTCACCTCCGCCGCCCCCGGCCGGCCTGTGA